GCCAAGCGCCACTCCATTCGGAGGATGCGGCCAAAAGACAAGCGCGCCGGTGTTGATCACAGGAGGATAATAGCGAATTGTATAACTGAAGAAACATTGTTTCCGTCCACGCCTTTGTATAGCAGGGATAGCAAGGAATGTCGAAGCCACGGGAAGACCAAACTTCGATACCATGAGAAAGCTCTTGGTCCAGAACGGATTCGGAATGGGGAGAAAGAATCCTAAGGACAAGCGGACTACAGCGGTATGACGAAGAAAGGTAGAAAGGGAGAGCCAAAACAGAAGGAGCTTGCAGACCTAGTCCGCCGTGACGGACTGGCAGGATCGCTTGTTGCCACCCGGCATCATCAAAATTGACATTAGTATTAGCCGAAATTGAGTTTCTTAGCAAAAGATCGAAGTGCTGAAGAGCACAATGATGGCGGTGACAAGGGGCGGACTGTAAGAAAAATTGTAACCGGGGGAAAGCAAGGAAATTTTTGATCAGGAAGAAGGCAGCATGTGCGTCGACTGTTTTAAGTGTGGCTATAGATTCTTGTATTTTTGTGAGCTTAAGCTCCAGGAAGGAAGGGATAGCCGAGGAAAAGATTGGGGAGCCAAGGACAATAAGATCAGAGGATGTAACAGCCTTGATATTAGGGAGAAGCGAATTAaataatggatagatagatgtgttaaAATAATTGGGATCATAAGAGATGTTGAAAATCTCAGATTTCGAAGGGTTTATAGACAGGCCAAGGGAAATAAGTGCGGGGATTATATTGTTCAGATCTTCGAGGATTGAGCATGCGGGGCCCCCGATGGTGGCATCGTCCAGATACCAGACGTTGAACTCGGACTGGCATGCTTTAACGGCACTGTCAATAGCAAGAGAGAACAGGAGAGGGCCAAGAGGGTCCCCCTGTTGGACTCCGTTTTCAGAAGAGATGGCTGAAGAACCACAAATCAAAGAACTGGGGGAACCGTAGGACAGATCAACATAACGGTAAATTGATGGACACCGAGACAAGCAAGCATCTAATAAGGAATCACGTCGGACGCTGTTGAAAGCGTTAGAAATATCCAGTTTGACAAGGACTCTGTTCGGTGTTGCTGTAGAGAGATACCGCCTGGCGGCGTGGACAGCCGCCTCACAACCGGAAGGGACTCCGACTCCGACTTGAGTGGGGACGAAGTTTTTGCTCAGGTCGGGAGAAACAGACCAGCAGGCAATCTTGGACGCCAACCGACGAAAGACATTGCCAACCGCGATTGGGCGGACTCCACCATCCTTTTTCGAAAAGGGAAGAAGATTGGCCGAGAACAAGAGATTGCGAGCGAAGGGGGGGATGTCAGCAGCAAGCATTTGGTTTATAAGAGAATTTACGACATTGACAAGCCGCCTGCCCGATTCACCGATTTGGCTCGAGATTAGGTTGCGAAGATGACTGGGACGGAGACCGTCCAATCCTCCGCTACTGCTTGGCGAAAATGAGTTTATGGCCTGGCACACAGCTTCGAAGCTAAGAGCCGGGCCTCTGTGACCTCTTCCTATCGGAGATTATTACCGACAACTGTCCATCCACTTCTTCCAACATAACTGATTCTTGCCGTGAGGAGTCCAATTCGGCTCCTGACTCAGGCGCTTACCTCGGCCACCGTATCATGGCCAAGCTAATGGAAGGCGACGTACGCGCTGCGCTGAGGGTACTGGCATCCAACGGGGGAGTTCTGGAATCCTCACCTGGTGTGGTCAACACCCTTAGAAACAAACATCGATCGAGCCCATCCGATCTCACCAATGTTTATGTCTTTATATAGCAttattctgatttatttttttgtaaacatctttaagtagtattttattattataccttaattttttttttttttattattttttttttaaatcaaaaacttTATTTTCAATCATAAATTTGAAGCTAGATTAGTTTTATATTATAAATCGTCACCGATTTCCATGTACTATCAGATATCGATAAAAATCGTAGTGACGCAGACCATctcgaaataatattttttgagaaaGCAATGGCTTTCTTTTTGCTACACGACAATATACCCTATTTTTATTCAAAGTTCTCAGAATTGTCCTAGGGGAAACATCAATATTGAAAGTTTCTTTAGTTTTGTTGGACAAATCCACTGCCAACAATGTAGGATGTGATTCGGTTTCATTACATAAAAATTGTATTTGGGGGGAACTTAGTTTCGGAAGACGTCCTGAGCCCGGTCTCCGATGCAGTGTTCCAAATTCTCGAAATTTtcgaatattaaatgaaattgtgGAATACGGCAAATTAAGTATTTTTGAGATTTCTCTGATTGATTTACCCTCTTTAAAGTACTCAATAATCATCCCTTTTTTAAATTCAGTTAACTGTTTCTTGGGAGAACGTGGCATATGCAATAACAAGAAAAGTGAGCAATGTTTTTTGTCACGAGATTTAAATTTTTATGCTTTAAATTccttatattgaaataaaatcgcatcaataaattaatatacttaagaattagaataaaaaatgaagcgtaagattaaattttttattaatttgtcaataaaagcatgaaaaaatgCCTGAGCAATTTTTTTTGACGAGCACTGTATATATGCTTTGATATATTCCGATAATTTGTTGTTCCACACTCTGTCAGTTTATAAAAGTTCATGTTTACTCCAGATGTTGGTCCAGAACGAGATGCATTCTTTTTGATTAAAATTAATTAGCACCTTCTTATTATTTCCACTGACTGATCTATAGAACCGTCATTTACTTAGTTCATTCGCTTTACTGAATTACTTCATTGAGTCGtaaaccatcattttttccatgatCTTGATCTCATCTTGAAGTAAAGGCAGTTGTCTTGGGATTTTCCTGTTTGGGACACGGAGGTTCCTTCTAGTTGTACGTATTCGCCCAATTTGGGAGCAAAACTCTTCAAAACACCACGAGACCACACACGAGACTGAATCACGACTTTGCAGAGTCAAAGACATCACAAGCAGTGTTCCCTCTAAGCTGCGCGCGTGCGCGGCCGCGCAGCAGTTTGCACCTTGCTGCGCAGCGAAATTTTTTTCTGCGCAGTagaaagtataatattaaaaattgctattttttttaattttttatatgaatttatatattcttattttcatttcaaaacgaAAACGTGTCTATAATATTGATATGAGACTTAAGAAAAATTCTCCTTCTTTTAAGCCGGAATGGTTGATAGAGTACGTCGAAACCTTAACACCAGATTCAAAAATTCCCCAACATGTGCAACTGGgtgatatttttagtttttccGAAGACTGCGGagttgtttgtaaaatatgtggCGACGCTAAAGCGACTTGTGATTTTGCGAGTGGAAAAACCTGGGATATATGGAAATTGGATTATCTGAAGAGACATATTACCCATAAAATTCATTCagattcaataataaaataagaagaatttGAGCAGGAACTGGAATCAGCTGCTTGCTCACAGAGTCTAAGGATGACCGACAGATGAGATTCAAAATGAGTGATCGTGcacgaagtaaaattgaaaaagtgaaaattcTCATTGACAATGTTATTTTGGCTCTCTCCATGAATGCTTCATTACTTTCTGTTATGAATATACATGATCATATGGCAAAATATGTAGAACTTCCTGATAGCTGGCGAAGTAAAAATTATGCATTTGAGTTTGTTGAATGCATCGACTACGTGGTCAAAGAGATATGTATGCAGGAAATTAGAGAGTCTCGGTTCCATACACTCATTGTGGACGAAAGCACAGATATATCCGTAACCAaaatgcttattatatatattaaatatcgtCCTACGGGGACAAATTATCACaaaacagtttttgctagcataaTGAAACTTACAAGTTGTGACAGTAAATCTATTTTCATTGCAATCAAGAAATTCTACATGACAAACAATCTTGATTTTCAAAAGATGGTAATGTTTACATCAGATGGGGCATCCGTTATGCTAGGATCTTGATCGAGTTCTATTTAACAAGTGGATCTTGATCGAGTATACAAATTttggatacaaaataaaaacagaagagaatatccaattgactagacctatttttttaaccattggttttttaattgtaaaatttcccccccccccaaaaattttttgcaCACGTCACTTTATAACGCTGCACAATGCAATGTGCCCAGCGCGCATAGCTACCACTCGCTTAGAGGGAACACTGATCACAAGCCCACTGTTTTTGGTCTTCACTGCTAACTTTGTCAATGAATCGATCAAACTCAAGACTTACTAAAGTATAAAATTGGGAAAAAGAAGGTTTTTTACGTTTGACAGATTTCTACAAACTATCGCATCATAGCGTTGACGTAGAAATACGGCACTATGGGCATGGTTTTGCGATTAGATCATCTCTGATTGATCGTTTGGTCATTAATGATATTCAGATGTGAGGCAAAAACAAAGTTTTAGAATTTGGTGATAGCGAGGATCGTCGACGAACGAGTCAAATGAAAATCAATTAAGTCTGGATAAAACGCCTGAGCGTTTAACTAACTACAGTAATATTTCTGGTGCTCGCCATTTTCGGGAACGAAGAAAAAATGGCAAGCAATAGAATTTGGCGAACaatggaaataataaataattttttgacttcgaaattttgaaaacatctcggttttcgatactttccgatcatatttgagcaaagaaacaaagagaatcgaaagaaattaaaaggaaaaaattaactaaaaaaacctttaaagttttttttaattcagccaCATTTCTAATCACGGTGTCAATTAGTTCCAacgaatttatatcaaaattttcattttgataaaagaatgactttattcttttcaacattttcaaagcCTCTTCTGAATTCACATGAGATTCGTCATTATGAGTATCTTCATCGTCATATTTTTGTGGGAAAGAATCTCCAGCAATATTAAGGTAATcttcaatttcatctatttcggTAAATTCATGATTAATAAAATCATCTTTATCCACCGGGTccaatattttcaagatatttaccatttgatcataattatcaatttcaacagTTGGTCTTTCGAGTTGATTTTCACATTCGATCCATTTTGAATGTCCGAAacaatttgtaattgttttggtCGTTACTTTTTGCcaggcaaaatatgtaaaaagaagacCGTGGCGAAAAATATGTGGCAAGCACCAGAGGTTTTAGTGTATATAGATTTTCATAATTTTGGCGTAGTTGATGACTGTAACTTTGACGAGTTGGTAATCAAGTACAAAAAGTGATTATTTTAGTCATATATTTTAGGGAATATAAAAAATGATATGTGAAATTATATTAACCAATGTAATAAGAAGTAATTGTATATAGTTTACTTCCGTTGTCCAGATTTAATTTTATCCCCAATACTAATAGCGATCgcctattttaaaaatcaatcaaTGTGTTAAATATACCTGTGTCATCGAACGAATTCTCACGTGTCCAGTAATCTCCGAAGAGAAGGGGCATTTCTCAGCACTCAAATTTGCTAAAATAGAATCTCCAAAAATAGATTTTGAATAAAGATTTGCAGAAATGAATTCCAAATCATAACTGAGCATCTATGAAGAATTAATTTTAACATAATGACTGAATCAGGGTGACTATTAAATGGCATAATCTTCCTTGAACATTGCTATTCATATTCTATTTAATAAAAGCATTACAGTAATGTACAGTAATAAAATTTAAGATAACACAACAAGAACAACCTACACGCAAATGAttaagtttatttctttatataagttaatgtagtaaatataaatttcatataataaatttaataaaaatgcttaaatttcatattaaaaaaattcaattgaAACAGATGCCAATAAAAAGATTTACCTTAATACAGTTGAGCAGGTAGCCAATGAATCGTGTTATTCATGCATAGAAACTGGTACTTTGCCTACCACAAAAATTTACAATTTAGTCTTTGACTTGGCCGTTCACTGTCGATTGTATTTCAGTTTTGTAgtgcagcgtttctcaacctttttttaatgGTGACTCATAAAGTTCTTTAAAAAATTGTCAGGGACCCCTACTATCGATTTTatcttaattaaaaattaaatcaaatcttaTTGGCCAATCTTATTGACAAACTGGCGGAGCTACTCAATGATATGTTTATGAAAAAGGAATTCCTCGGTCTTGATTCCGGATTATTAATACCGATCCAAAAGCCTAACAAGCAGGCTGGGCCTGTCGAAAATCTACGCCCTATAATCTTGCTAAACACCTTACGGAAACTTTTGGGATTAGTTACACTGAACCGAATAAGAGAACAAGTGGACAACTATCTATCCCCGAGTCATAGTGGATTTAGGACAGGAAGATCCACCGCCGATGCTGTCTGGGCCCACAAGTGGTACTGCGCTATCACCCAGAGATACAAAGTGCAACAACAGTCCTGGGAATAGACCTGTCTAGGGCCTTTGACACGGTACGCCGTGGTCTACTCCTCAAAATACTGGAACAATTCCTGGACCCTGACTCTGTCAATATGATAAGAGTACTACTATCGAACACAAAGCTCAAGGTGCGGGTCGGCACGGCGTTTTCCCGTGAATTCACGTGCAACGTCGGTACCCCTCAGGGAGACGCCCTCTCGCCGTTGCTATTCGTGATCTATCTGGAGACGGCACTACGAGACCTTCGAAAATTCTATGCTGGCAATATCGTCGAAATTGTATATGCAGATGACGTCGACTTCGTGTCAGACGACAAATCGGCCTTACTTCGACTCCTTGAAGTGGCACCTGCTGAGCTGAACAGATGGTTCCTTAAAATGAACGTTGGAAAAACCGACATCGTTGAAATCATGAGGATGGAGAGCAGCTCAAGTGAAGCCTGGCGCAAAACGAACAAACTCGGTTCTCTACTTGGGGACGGCCATGATATTGTCAGAAGAAAGGCTCTCGCTTGGGCCACgatgaacaagataaagaaagagtggatcggcaaacgacgactctgtacgtcacttcgtctgaggatgtatgaagcctttgtcaaaccaatcctgacatataattcggcgacctggggaatgtctagtactgaacaacgtggactcgattcttttcaccgcaggcaacttagatccctactgggattgaactggcctataagaatcaaccaggaatcgctatacaatagatgcagaactggccctctgagtgtggaaatcgtcaatatgcggtggaggttatttggccatattctacgaatggacatgcttgccccagctaacatagcaatggagggctacttcctgaaagagggatcgagcttccgtggacgtccacgtgttacgctgccggaaacacttgacggagacctgaaatgtgtgaagaaaaggctaaggagtggtgaggatctggacgagctgaggaaactcgctcacgacagaggaggttggaggaggctggttcaaaggattgtttttaatgctgcacgagtaaaattataactaatatgattctacgtatgttgcaaataataataataataattggcctTTTAAGAACAGTTGACTAGATATTAAGCTTTGGAGACGTATATAAGCCCAACTGTCTTAAATAACCCTCATGGTATTTGATGGCCAATCTTAGACATGAGGtaatttttaaaagtaaatttctagcagaaaatataatttccttCCTAAAAATGAGAAGTTGTGAAAATGAACTAAAATTATCGGAATGCAATTTAATCAAGATATTTCCAATTCTCAAAAGATATTTCCTGAAAAATGAtcttttttgaaatttattagAATAAGtgaaaaatcataaaataaatttatttaacacAAAATTAAGAAATGAAAAGTCTATAATCATGCCCTCTATAAATCTTCAAAACAAGCTGATGAAGAGGGACATAAATTCAGAGCATCAAGATAATAAGGATTGTCATATTTGGAAGAacaaatataatttgaattttgATTAAGATGATCTAAATATCCATAGGAGTCGTAATTCTCGGTAATTTCTTGCTCGGATGCAttctatataaaatagtaaaggcCAATAAACCATGGTAAACTCTTCCCCGTCAAGAAATTTTGATAGAGAAGAAAGAGCATCTGAGCCGCTGACAAGGGGTTTAAATCTTTTagtgttgtatacatacatattcttggtTGGACTGTAAATAAGTACAAGAACTTCAGATCCAGTTAAAACTCCTAATTCTTCAGCTTTTTTAAtcagtccttgttttcttttgctcAAGGTTTGTCTCCGTTTAATGTTAtcagaaatatattcaatattaattTTAGCTTTTCCCTTTGCCATCAGTTTTGATAACCAGTAATTAAATTGTGTTTcctatttatttcataaaactttatttaataaattatttattaaaaattatttaataaaatttaattatttaaatacaaaaattatatatttttaaaatttgattatttttaaaaaatgatacctATCTATTATTTAGTTTCTCAGTGGAAGGGTTGGTAGAGAACTAATTTTAGAGATCCATTATTAATCTGTATGTCTAATTATTGTAATTCTTAATGTTTTGCCATGTTGCTCTGTGAGACATGATACTAGCCCAAACAGCCATAATTCAAAACTGTCCTGAAGAAATTTAAGTGAACAAGACTAAAGTTTTTCTTCGTGAAAGTAGTCACGCATTACTCAAAGTGCTTCCAGCTTACTTTCTATTTTAATCAAGAGGTGTCCAAACTGCAGACGGaaggataagaaaatattaacttaATGACAATTACAAGTTGTTTTTCACAAAAATGTGGGAAATGATTAATGGAGAAGGTGGAATACAACTGACAGATAGAAGGGCATGTCGATGTAATTTTCCATAACACTTTCAGCTGTAGAATAACCAGGGAAATCTGTCAAGCGATTTTTGGTCGAGAGCTTCGTTTCTTGCCCCAAAGCAATGTCCACGTCGTGCTTCTCCAGGAAGGAATAAAGTTCAGCAGTCTTCTGAGCAATCCCATTGATGTTATCTGCAAGATCGACTGAAAAAGAGTGAGACGATTTAGCTTTTCTAATGAATCTGAATGACAATCGAAAGGGAAATGTCTGGCTATCCGACGGATTTTTCatttctggaataaataaattaatttagtttccagtcatggctgtcgAGGTCGTGCTAAATTGATCTAATAAATTCACTGTCTTgttcaaaaaaaatattaatttatattattttttatttaataatttcgcAAAGTGGATGAaaataaattcattcaaataaaatatttatcctaATCCGATAATCATAATCATGATTTCTGCTGTTGGTTAGTATTTTAATCTGACTGATTTTAGTTTTTGCATTCACCATCCTATCAGCAaatgttttttttgtaatttaaatatattttagtcaGTACTAATACAGTATCAACTCAGTGTATTGTTTTAATCAACATAAAATTAGGAATCTGAATTTAATCCTGCTTATCTCGAATGTAGGAAAAGCACAAATGAATTTTTCAGTTTTAtggtacaaaaaataaaataatacaagttTTCTCATCTTCAAATCGAACTTCCTTCACTTTTACTATCAAAATACTTCTGCCACTCTTTAAATCTGTCTATTTGGaatgaacaaaaatcaacgaAATGCAATGTTTGCATAGAAACTGTAGAATTACTTCAATCCAAATTTTTCCGAGTATTGACATAGTGTTATCTGATTAGAAATATATTGACAGGATTGTTGAATTAGGGTGTAAAGAACTTCCAATTTactgtcctgaaataaaagaGATCGAACAGTACTTTCTCGGGTTTCAACCCCGAGATCTTTGTCAGCTCCTTCAAGTTTgttgatttcttccttttctgattttttggtttttcaattTCTCTCGattgattttaattgattaattttgatGCAATTATAGATTGGGCAATATTTTGCATTGATTTTagagataaattaaaaaaattgattgaCAAGTAAAGTCTTTAATTTTGACTTTGAGTGGAATTGATACGGGTTGTAAATCTAGCAATTAGTCGGGTCTGTGTTAGTACTTAATACGACACTGCATAAAGTTTTATGATTTTACCACATGCTCGAGGCATTGTACGTTGCCCCAAGATATTCCCAATAGTTTCTCTCGCATATTTTATCCCAAGCAGCTTGCTGTTTTCTGGGAAAGTCATTAGGTCGGAATGTAGAATCCAACAGAGTGACCCCCTCTTCTATTCGCTGTCTGTGTGGATCATGTGGCACGTAGCACTTCCTCGCCGGTCAATTTTTGGTATTTTTACGACTTCACTCTTGGCGGTCCTCTTGAAGTGATTTTAGAGGCATTCTTGAAGATAAAATCCGAATTTGTGAAAATTGGGCTTTCATTAAATGGTGATAAATGTGCAGTAATTGGACTTTCCGACCCACCAACAAATCGGAGTACAGTCCGACCCCCAAATGGGGCACCAAGTGCCCCAaaatgcgggggtgccccaaaaacaggggtttgttatttttttaaaaattaaaccattaataaacatcaaaaaacatttttactaaaatattcagttattttctttttatttgtagagttttgtctgatattgttcgtcaatttcagccgaaaatcaaaaaaatctcggagcatacttggtgcaacattagaattttttcttctaaattgttaagcagatcttttgtttttgctacgacattttcactattttcggtttctgaatatgtatcataaacattattgttcatgtcttcgcattctccatcaattgtttcgttaacaacttgatctaaatgttcatctgttagacagttttttgttgcataagaatcacggttcctgtcgattttcttccaacaattaacaatacttttagcatctattttctccatccttttgaaattagcatcataacctgacgcaaatttaatttaccaatagaatgtgtaaaatcgttttcgaaatcttgaaaacataaaaattccattaagaaagaggaataataatctttaaaaatcttgattattcccatatccaaaggttgtaaatagggcgttgtatttttcggcaaaaataaaaattcgatGTTCGAACATTCGGCAGTTTTATGGCATCCCGCATTGtcaagtattaataatatttttctgttgtttttgcaaaACGATTCATTTATAAGTGTAAGCCAACTCATAAAAGTCtttccagtcatccatgcattttgagaagatgaatacaataacccaaaatcttgaacatcaaaattttttagacaccgaggttttttatattttccaataatcaaTGGATTAAGTTTTTCCCCGATTAAACTGCAGCATAGAAGAACAGTGAGTCTTTCTTTCCCTTGTTTATAACCAAAACACGGTTCGCCTTGTTCAACAAATGATTTTTGAGAAGTTCTTTATAAAAGCGCAGTTTcatcacaattaaatatattctcaggtccatattttaatactttctggtcatatttttcaaaataatttttcacataagataaatcacatgaagctttttcaccacatattgacttgaattgaagttcatgccgcaatttaaatctatcaagccacccattggaagctttaaaagaagtaaatccaatttttgaagctgtaactaaggcaatttttttcaaaatagggcctgaaatcggaattttatctacgcgtagtctttgaaatatttcaaagacttgatcatcaaatttatctttatcggctttaaatgtgtcatattcctcagaaatagtattgccgtgttgcaagaaaggtacaatatttcgttttattcttgatattgttcctttacttgtgttgtactttttcattagttgcctctcagataaatttttcttcaaaatttctttagcaatcttcaatttagtttcgtaatccataaccacaacaataaaaatataaattgaaaataaaacaaaaaataattaattattataattttattttatttttaattccttataaatgattttatggtgcccaaaaattccataattttttatcgatttttattttttttctgccaaaatgtacttttggaataaagtgccccaaattgcgggggtgccccaaaatccgagggtgccccacccctggggtCTGCCCCATTTTGGGGTCGGACTGTAATGCCTTCTTGCTACTTGCGAAGAAGATTGACGGCCTCAGTTGAACTGCCCTTGGAGATCTTGATTCTTGGTTCCTCAATTTGTGATGAAAGTGTTTCCAAGGCTATTGTCTCGCTACAAGAAAATATTTGGATATTTGTTCCCTGAGTCCGACATTT
The DNA window shown above is from Octopus sinensis unplaced genomic scaffold, ASM634580v1 Contig16460, whole genome shotgun sequence and carries:
- the LOC115230817 gene encoding uncharacterized protein LOC115230817 gives rise to the protein MLAADIPPFARNLLFSANLLPFSKKDGGVRPIAVGNVFRRLASKIACWSVSPDLSKNFVPTQVGVGVPSGCEAAVHAARRYLSTATPNRVLVKLDISNAFNSVRRDSLLDACLSRCPSIYRYVDLSYGSPSSLICGSSAISSENGVQQGDPLGPLLFSLAIDSAVKACQSEFNVWYLDDATIGGPACSILEDLNNIIPALISLGLSINPSKSEIFNISYDPNYFNTSIYPLFNSLLPNIKAVTSSDLIVLGSPIFSSAIPSFLELKLTKIQESIATLKTVDAHAAFFLIKNFLAFPRLQFFLQSAPCHRHHCALQHFDLLLRNSISANTNVNFDDAGWQQAILPVRHGGLGLQAPSVLALPFYLSSSYRCSPLVLRILSPHSESVLDQELSHGIEVWSSRGFDIPCYPCYTKAWTETMFLQLYNSLLSSCDQHRRACLLAASSEWSGAWLNAYPSGNTGTLLDPKSVQIGISLRLGLDICFPHTCRCGSVVDRKGLHPLSCRKSPGRIPRHSELNSVVKHALEAAGFPCQLEPPGLLREDGKRPDGVSLFPYKNGKAIVWDATCSDTFASSCLSLSAVEAGSAAKRAETKKASKYASLMDRFIFEPVSVETSGVLGPSTLRFLSKIGRSLGRARNDPVN